TGCATTTCTTGGGGCTGATGAGTAACTCCACTCTCTGtctgctggcagagcccctCTAAAGCaacagaggagctgaggagaaGAGACCAAGTTCTGAATCACCAGGAGAGACTCCTGGAAGACATGGAGCAGGACTGGCAGCGGCTGAGGGAGACTCTCCAGAAGGCAGAATATGCCCTCCAAGAGGCAGCAAAGTGAGCCCTGGGGCCTGGGGGATGTCacacaaaatgaacaaaaatttcAATTCCTCCTTCCAAGACCTGGCCAGTGTAAGGCTAGAAGAGAAAAGTACATCAgccccttttttttaaaattcagggATAGTCTTTGAAAACCAAAATTGTTAGTTCAAACTACTAGGTCATACAGTTTTTGCAGTTATCCCCTAATAGTGCTCCAAATTCTGGGTGCTGAAAGAACCAGCAAACAAAATGCCTGTGCTTTCTTACGGATCTGACAACATCTTTGGCAGATCCTTAAAGTTCTGGTTTTTTACGAAATGTgggtttcttctctgtgtttccACACCATCTTTTTATAGACAGATACCATTTATTTATAGTCAATACAGAAGCATCAGCTAAGGGACAGGTCTTAGCTGCCAAAGGGACTGAAACCCATTCTGGACTGAGCCTTTTTTGTGGGACAAGATAGATCTTCCAGCTGATTCCAGGGAGTTTTGGATTTCGACCCCACAACATTCACATCATAACCTGGAGTGGAAAGAAAGGCTCAGGCACTGGTCTTGAAAAGACTGGTAGTCAAAAGAAGCCCCCTTGACTTGAAGGCATTTATTGCTGACCTATTCTTACAGTCATAGggccagattaaaaaaaataaatctttgcaaACTTTGTTCCTCAGAGTATGAATTATGTATTATGAATATTGTTGTCCTGTGGGTaggatctgaaaaaaaattaattaaataaaatttctcaTCATACCTGGGATCATTCACTCTCTGAAGAGCAACACCTGAGAAGCTTTAAGGGTTTTAAAGGGAAATGCCCCAGGGAAATAATGCAATTTGTAGAGTCCCCAATGAAATACTTAGCAAGCTGAATAAAGTGCCAAATGTTCTTTAGTATGATTGGATCCAAGCAGGTGTGACCTGCGGAAGGATTTGTTCTAGAAAGCTTGCCCTTTTCGTCCTGCTCCAAGCTCTTTTGGATATTTTAGTCAAGACCCTTCTTGTGGCCATACATGTATCCGGAATGGGTTATTTTAATGGGAATTGGCTTTAAAACTGGCTTATTTCCCCCTGTATATAGCAGCTGAGTATCAACAAAGAAAACtacccttcccttccttctaaCAACTCTTCACAACAATTagagtttttttctccctttggaATATATAAGCAGAGCAGATGAAATAAGCAGAATCTGTTAGTGTTTTCCAATACAAGAATATAATACCATGCTGCTAGAGTCTTTTTCTGACCTCCATATCCAAACTATGATAGGTGTTAACTGGTAGGCCTAGAATTACATCCATTTCAATTGCTTATCTTCAACAGAAGCATTTTTCATATGGGAATGCACTAAACAGTGGTACATTAACTACTTTTAGGGTTTGCATTagagagatgaaaaagaaaggaaaaccctAACAGTCTGAGTTACCAACAAATATTTTACAAGACATGGTAGCCATAAAGTAGCAGGAGATAAATTTCTACATTGGTAGAGCTTCAGTTCTATAAAGTTATTGCACTgatctttccctttccctttccctttccctttccctttccctttccctttccctttccctttccctttccctttccctttccctttccctttccctttccctttccctttccctttccctttccctttccctttccctttcccctcccctcctctcccttcaaATCTCCTCAgatctcctctcctcaaatctccgTACCTCTCCAAACCTCTCCGAACTTCTCCAAACCTCTCTGaacctctcctttcctttcctcttctttccttgctgctcctttccctcctttccttgctgctcctttcctctttccattcttttcttttctttcttacagaGACAAAGAGTTGATCCTTAATCATATGAAAGCTGTGGACGCCACACTGATTGCGGTAAGAATTTGAAGTGTTCCTtctgattttctgtgtttccaaaGATTCCAAAGCCTGAGAACTTCTTCTTCTCAGGGGAGAAGTTGGTGTAACGCACCTTCCTTTCCTTGGAGTTGAAATTTCCCCCCTCAACTTCTTCCGTCTTCAAAAAccacagtgaaataaaatgcaagttTGTAGTACTCAAACGACTTGTTCTAAATGTAGAACCTATGACAAAATTCACCTTCTTTCCCTCGTTGAACACCGTTTCTGGTTGCCACGTGAAGACTAATGGAACACACAAAGAAGGGGTAATTGTTGTGGAGTTAACCCTTTACTGAGTAATGAGAGGTCACATACTTGGTGGCTGTAAAACATTTGGCTTTGTGTCTGCTACTTTAACCTCTGAAACATCATCAATAGGAAAAGGCAGCAAGTCATAATCTGTCATCAGAAACTAGTGggtttttaaagcatatttaaCATTTAACAAGAATCTCGAGTTTTCTTTCTGCCGTGTACAATTGTGCTCTGGTATAGGACTAGTTAAAGGTCCAACAAAGCTGTCTATATGAATTATTTAGGAGGAAGGACTCTTTTCAACTACAGCTCTAATGGCCAATGGTTTTATACCTGTTTTCAATCTAGAGCAGCGGAGAGtaaagaaaagtgttttcatTACCTTGGAGTGTCAATTTCCCTTACTACATCTTTAATTCCTAACAACATGGGAAtctcttctttattttaatttctgcattcaccaaaatttcttttgttcatttaattttcacatCTCTTTTTCAAGTCTCTTTCCTTTAATGTTCATGGGAAATGACACAACCTAAACTGTGTGTCTCACCTGCAGCAAACTGTGCTgattaaaaattttctttgtgcCACCACCCTCTTCCTACTGGCTTCTTTCAAACTTTGGAAGTGGATGTCATGCAGCAAGTGCTGTGTTTTTACAGTAGTACATACATGCCATATCCTTGGCCTTTCCCTTTTCAGACCAGGGCAAGGTGCTTTTTTTGGGTAGCATTCTCTCCCAGCACTGTGAGTTAGAGATCTATTTCCAATGAAAATTCAGTCAGTTGTACTTTATTCATGGAGGTTAGGCCCAGCAATCAATGCAAGTCCACTCAGTGGGCTCAAGGGGACTCAGTTCATCCCAGCTGGTGTGTCTGAAGGAGGATTACCATtgattctgtgctttttttcctttaggtCACAGACCAGGCTGTGGCatcaggtgctgcagcagccacagtgcTTCCCAAGCTGCAGCTGCCGATCTTCGCAGAGGAAGCAGTGAGGGACAGGCCAGAGGCTATAGCATTCCAGGTTCGTCTAAAACCAatcctgtttcattttttttaattatcattttctttcattttttgccTCTGAGCTAAAATGAGCAGAGAGACTGCTCGGAGCATGTGGAGAGCAAAAAGCGTCAAAAGTATTGCAGTCAAGAGTTGAAAGACAGTTTCCATTGATACTCTTGCACATGGTATTTCAGAGATGATGTCAActtttaattttgcagttacAGCATTAAATAACTGATAGGAATACAAACACGGACAAAAGTATACCTACCTGAAAATTAATAcccctctctcctcttctcttttccccttaaTATACACAAGACTAATttacaaaaaccacaaacaaaaccaaaaccaagtgagatccccacaaacaaacaaacgcaaccaaacaaaaaagataaGATTTTCATGCTCCTTCTTGGTTAGTATCAGGTTTTTTTCAACCCACAGTTCTAGAACTAACTGTGAACATTTTGAGcatttctcatttaaaagaaactgCTCTTTAGAATGTTTAAATATAGAAGCTATTTTGCTCATGTAGGTTTGTTTGAAATGTGCAAAGATTTGCACATTtcaaaatactgattttgttAGGACAAAACAATGAgttgaaaacaagaaaaattatctgaaaatgTGCCATATTTTCAGTTCTGAGGATAGGTTCAGTACAATGCTTCCTTATTGATTTTAAGTTTGATGTCTTCTAGAGAAATTATCCCTTAGTCTTTATAGTTATGCAGAATATATTCGTGctaagaaagaatttttttcccaatgagAGAACAAAAGGCAGAGTGAGCACATATTTCTTTCATGGTGCTTTTCTGTCTGAATTAGAGAGGTAATCAAGCAAAGGGCAAGGAACTTAGCCAAGCTAAGTATTGCATACAGTGTGTACATTTCTGCAGTAATTCCTTCCAATTTGTTGTAGGTTTTCTGTTCTCATGCAGTATATAATTGCAGGGTCAGGGTCACAAAGTCAAGCATTCAAGAAAGGCAGATTCTAAGCTGGAACTTTCCCAGTGTTGCCTTCTTGCCTGCATATATGTGTTTCAATAGGATAAAGATGTAAGTTATTGCACGCATTAGCATCTTTGCACactaaaatatggaaatatgtAACATGTCATGCCATGAGATTCCTATGAAACTTAATTAGTGCAGATGAACTTTTCCATCAAGGGGTACAATTACAAATGTTTACCCAGGACAGTGATGATTTATTTTAGAACTGCACAAAAGGTCCCACGAGTGGCATCTTTTCACAGGAGGCATTGTGGCAATCAGGTTTTAAATCCTGCTTTTCTAATTTGGTAGCAGAtgcttcttctttcttttttctttgaatcCCATCCCAACTCCCATTCATGTTTGACCTGACAATGATTGCAGAAGCATCTGCAGGGCAGCCTGTTCCCTCTTTCTTTGTGGAAGAGAATCAGAAATACAAAACGTTGCATTTCATATTTGCACAAAGTGCTTCTGGTATAACTCACATAGTACAGTAGGTGCTGGGGAACTCACTGGCGAGGCAGAATTGTAAAATTCTTGTTCATCTGGCAGCTTCAGGTTCACTTGGTAACTCCAGACATATGCAAACAGCACCAATGGCTCACAGTCTGTGTCACTGTGAACTTCCTCgtctccttcctttttcctctttctcactttctccatctctctttccccctttctcctctctctctgccctgccctcatcTCTGGTTCCTGTCTGATTCCTTTCCAAGCACATTACTGAGGTTTTCTTATAAAAATTGCCTTTTATAGCCAGCGGTTACAtcatgcattttaattttactcTAGGCCAACCTGTATTAAGGGCAATCCTGCAATCTGAGGTGAAGTAGGCGGCTAGGAATCACTTTAGGGACACTTGTCACTAAAAGCAGTGGAGTTGCTTACAGGCACATCCTCTAGAATTGCCTTAGTCAGTCTGTGGCTAGCACATTTCAATTCAAGGCCTTACAGTCTGCAAGGATCCTCTTTTAGGACTAGAACCACAGCACCAAGACCTTTTGGAGACTCTTTCTGGTGAGAAAAGATGTGATATGGGTTAATTTGCCACTGCCCTTTCCTAGACAATGAAAGAACTTGATTGATTTTAGCTGTGTTAACATCTAttctgaaaagcagcagtgtgaaaccaaggaaaggaaaacttcaAAAATCTTTCTAAATCCCTGTTTGTCGTACTAAGTTTTTGTGGTCCCGATTTTTATCTATACCACAGGTTTACATTCAAAAGACCAGTCTCATACGATCTGAAGGGAACAAATATACCAAATAAAATGTGATGAATCATTGTAAAGAAGACCAGTCATTTCAACAGTTAGCTAAGACTACTTGGATATAAAGTTATCAATATGGCGAAATCATTTGTGCTGTCTTGTCCTGCTAACTTTATCATCAGTCTAAACAATATAACAAAACTCTTCCACTACATACATGCAAACAGTTACCTTTTTTCCAGGTATATTGCAATCAGATTATTTGTTTTTAGAAGACTGTAGGTTTCTTTTATTACTGCTGAGGTGTTTTGCATgtgtttttggttgtttttttcaggtgttttgttttattttgtttttgctgtgaaGTGGAAGGATTAGTAAATTGACTCCTTTTGGAAGTGGGAAAATCAGCCTGAAACTGCATGGTAAATTTTGTGAACAGAAATTGAACCTGCACTGAGTCTTgtattgaaataaaatgaaaaaattgtaTCAAGAGCTCAGTGCTGTACCGCATACTTGAAAGCATCTCATCAAAGCATCTTCTAACTAGGGTGTGGATTgtgaaatttccttttcctcgATGATACTAATAttcaagattttaaaagaaacacaatGGCCTTTTTGATGTTTAAGTGCTAGGACTGAAATTCTGCCTGGCTTCCAAATGGTATTGGATTTCTCTACTAAAAAAATGGAGTCTTTGGTAACAAATTTGGATGTATGCTATTTGGTACTTCAAGTGTAGCTTGCCTGGAACTAATGAttccttttacttttctttaaagcacCTGCTTAGACATTTTATGGATCTCTACTCACTGGCAGCTGACCGAGTTGGAACATTAACAACAGGAAGAGAATCTTTGCCAGTTCACTTTGCACCCGAAGCAGCTGTTACgcctccctctccagctcctgctcctgctggtaAGCCTGCTTTTCAGGCACTTGCAGCCATTTGGATGTGGGTTCCTAGCCAGCACCTCCCTTCCCACTGCACAGCATCTGGAGGCAAACACAACAACACTTACTGCATTTCCTTGTTTCTTGAAATTTACTTGCACTGAGGTAATTTTGACTTTCTGTGAACAGACTCTTTTTGGGTTCCTGTTTTCCCTGAAGCACCTAGtccacctcctgctcctgctgctaaGTCTGCCTTTCAAGCAATTATAGTCACTTGTATGTGGCTTCCTAGCCAGCATCTCACTTCATGCTACACAGCTTCTGGAGGCAAATACAACAATACTGAATTGCAAACACTGTGAAGCAGAAAAACTAGTGCTAACAGAAATGTTGTGAGACTTTTCTCAGAAGAGAAATGGCATGCTGAAAGCTAACACAGGGATTAAAATTACCAGTGCCATTTTTTTCTACTGATCCCCATATTTTAGATCTAGTTGGGTTGAGTTTGGGTATGGTTGCTTGCTTGGTTGGATTCTTGTTTTTGGGCAGTGGTAGTGGTGGGTGGGTGCATGTTTGGTTtatgggttttttgggggttttttcactcttttaaatttctttttttcgttgttttttttttttttttttgccacagaTCTTTTCCGTGCATTCTGGTATAAACCAATAGTACTTTTGTAACAGCTTTGATGGCAGCCAcaatttctgtgctgtgcttttccttgttttttaaaatttaaaaacattttaattttaattttaaaactactTTATCTGCATAGAATCTTTTTTGGGTTGCATTGGACACCAACTGGCCAAAACACCTCCTTCCCATGCTTGTGACAGTGATGGTAAAAGTCTGCCTTTCAATCAATTATAGTCACTGGGATGTGGATTCCTAGCTGTTGCCTCCCTTCACACTGCACAGCTTCTGTAAGGCAAATACAACAACAATTAAATATAAATCTAACTAAAGTAAACAGAAACATTCTGAGAGCTTTTTTAGAGCAGAAAGGGGATGGTAAAATTACTGCTGTAATGTTTCACTCTATTGGTCCCTTTCTGCTTGGCTATTTTAAGTTTGAATTTGGATTTGGTTGCTTAGTTGGTggagtttttggttttggggagtCAGTGCAGTGTGtgggtgtttggtttttttttaatttttattaccgttgccttccttccttccttctgcaccttccttccttccttccataccttccttccttccttccttccacactATCTGCACCTTCCTTTCAGACCTTCCACATCctccttccacaccttccttccacaccttccttccacaccttccgcaccttctgcaccttccccaccttcctcctttcttccttacattcttccttcctttcttccttccttcattcCTTTCTGTTACAAACACCTAAATATTTCTCATAGCCTTTCCTTTCGTTCATAACCATTTGCACTTTATCCATaggtttgctttttaaaactggCTCTTTCTCAACAGATATCTTGCAGCCCCAAGTTTCACCCCAAGCAGCACGTACaccttctgctcctgctgctgctcctgctcctgctactgctcctgctgctgctcctgctgctgatgGTAAGTCTGCTTTTCAAACAGTTATATTCACTTGCATGAGGATTCCAAGACAGCACCTCCCCTCATGCTGCACAGCTTCTGGAGGCCAGGACCACAATATTGAATTACATAACAGAAAGTTAAAGCTGGTGCTGACAGAAGTGttctcagaatttttttagAAGAGTAACGTGCTGGTTAAAGCTAAGACAAGGATTAAatttattactgtattttttccccccattacTCCCTATTTCCTgttgggtatttttttgttttgtttgagtATGGATGCTTGGTTGCTTGGAAATTTTTAGTTTTGGGGAGTGATTCAGGTGGGTATGTTTTcgatttctaatttttttattcttatttttaaattccttcctcccacccttcctcccttcctcccttcctcccttcctccctcccttcctccttccttccttccttccgcgccttccttccttccgcaccttccgcgccttccttgcttccgcgccttccttccttccttccttccttccttccttccttccttccttccttccttccttccttcctgccttcctgccttcctgccttcctgccttcctgcctgcctgccttcctgcctgccttcctgcctgccttcctgcctgccttcctgcctgccttcctgccttcctgccttcctgcctgccttcctgcctgccttcctgcctgccttcctgccttcctgccttccgcgccttccgcgccttccgcgccttccttccgtgccttccttccttccgcgccttcctttcattttccctttttctttcctttctgttacAAACACTTAACATTTCCAATAGACTTTATTTTCGTTCATACCTATTTGCACTCTCTCCATAGATTTGTTTCTTAAAACTGACTCTTTctcaacatttatttttcagcctcAGGTTTCACCCCAtgcacctcctcctgctgctgctgctgctgctgcaagtaGGTCTGCTTTTCAAACAATTAGACTCACTTGCATGTGGATTCCAAGACAGCACCTCCCTCCATGCTGCACAGCTTCTGGAGGCCAGGACCACAATATTGAATTGTAAACATAACAGGGAGTAACTGCTGACAGCAATATTCTCAGACTTCTTTCAGAAGTGTAACCTACTGCTTTAAGCTAAGACAGGGATCAAATATATTACTGTAAAGCTTTTTATATTAGTCCCTGTTTCTTAGTGGGTAGTTTTTCGGTTTTGTTTGAGTATGGATGCTTGGTTGCTTGGaaatttttgggtttggggaGTGGTTGCAGTGGGTGCAT
This genomic window from Prinia subflava isolate CZ2003 ecotype Zambia chromosome Z, Cam_Psub_1.2, whole genome shotgun sequence contains:
- the LOC134564048 gene encoding coiled-coil domain-containing protein 171-like isoform X1, with translation MKAVDATLIAVTDQAVASGAAAATVLPKLQLPIFAEEAVRDRPEAIAFQHLLRHFMDLYSLAADRVGTLTTGRESLPVHFAPEAAVTPPSPAPAPADILQPQVSPQAARTPSAPAAAPAPATAPAAAPAADGKSAFQTVIFTCMRIPRQHLPSCCTASGGQDHNIELHNRKLKLVLTEVFSEFF
- the LOC134564048 gene encoding protein-glutamate methylesterase/protein-glutamine glutaminase 2-like isoform X2 — protein: MKAVDATLIAVTDQAVASGAAAATVLPKLQLPIFAEEAVRDRPEAIAFQHLLRHFMDLYSLAADRVGTLTTGRESLPVHFAPEAAVTPPSPAPAPADILQPQVSPQAARTPSAPAAAPAPATAPAAAPAADASGFTPCTSSCCCCCCCK